A genome region from Chryseobacterium indicum includes the following:
- a CDS encoding FKBP-type peptidyl-prolyl cis-trans isomerase: protein MKRQTIALLCIAIFSVSCAKKDETAADGKYTDDQKASYYIGLSIAKNMKQEGFKVDADLLAQAIKEEMDGGKKLMPAEEMDSFMQEFMQKQHEKKQAAAGVQADENKKKGLEFLAKNKSNPKVKTTTSGLQYEVLQEGDGKTKPKASDIVQVKYTGKLLDGTVFDSTDKNGGAPMDINLGAVIKGWTEGIQLMSKGSKYRFYIPSELAYGDNGAGPIPAGATIIFDVELVDIK, encoded by the coding sequence ATGAAAAGACAGACTATCGCATTACTTTGCATAGCAATATTTAGTGTTTCATGCGCTAAGAAAGACGAAACTGCAGCGGATGGCAAATACACGGATGATCAAAAAGCTTCCTACTATATAGGTCTGAGTATTGCTAAAAACATGAAACAGGAAGGCTTCAAAGTAGATGCAGATCTTTTGGCTCAGGCTATTAAAGAAGAAATGGATGGAGGAAAAAAGCTGATGCCGGCTGAAGAAATGGATTCTTTTATGCAGGAGTTTATGCAGAAACAGCATGAAAAAAAGCAGGCTGCAGCGGGCGTACAGGCAGATGAAAATAAGAAAAAAGGTCTGGAGTTTCTTGCTAAAAATAAAAGCAATCCTAAAGTGAAGACCACGACTTCCGGTTTACAGTATGAAGTCCTGCAGGAAGGTGATGGTAAAACAAAACCAAAAGCGTCTGATATTGTACAGGTAAAATATACCGGAAAACTTCTGGATGGAACTGTTTTCGACTCTACCGACAAAAACGGAGGTGCGCCAATGGATATTAATCTGGGCGCAGTAATCAAAGGATGGACAGAAGGTATTCAGTTGATGAGCAAAGGATCTAAATACAGATTTTACATTCCTTCAGAGCTGGCTTACGGAGATAATGGAGCCGGACCAATTCCTGCGGGAGCGACTATTATTTTTGATGTAGAATTGGTGGATATAAAATAG